Proteins from a single region of Streptomyces spectabilis:
- the recF gene encoding DNA replication/repair protein RecF (All proteins in this family for which functions are known are DNA-binding proteins that assist the filamentation of RecA onto DNA for the initiation of recombination or recombinational repair.) yields the protein MHVTHLSLADFRSYARVEVPLDPGVTAFVGPNGQGKTNLVEAVGYLATLGSHRVSSDAPLVRMGADRAVIRAAVRQGERQQLIELELNPGKANRARINRSSQVRPRDVLGIVRTVLFAPEDLALIKGDPGERRRFLDELITARSPRMAAVRSDYDRVLKQRNTLLKSAALARRHGGRSMDLSTLDVWDQHLARAGAELLAQRLDLIAALQPLADKAYEQLAPGGGPLGLDYKPSSPGIVSHAREELYEQLIAALEEARKQEIERGVTLVGPHRDDLLLKLGQLPAKGYASHGESWSYALALRLASYDLLRAEGNEPVLVLDDVFAELDARRRERLAELVAPGEQVLVTAAVDDDVPAVLTGARYAVSGGEVERV from the coding sequence ATGCACGTCACGCACCTGTCCCTCGCCGACTTCCGCTCGTACGCCCGGGTCGAGGTTCCGCTCGACCCGGGCGTCACCGCGTTCGTGGGGCCGAACGGCCAGGGCAAGACCAACCTCGTCGAGGCCGTCGGCTATCTGGCGACGCTCGGCAGCCACCGGGTCTCCTCGGACGCGCCCCTGGTGCGCATGGGCGCCGACCGGGCCGTCATCCGGGCCGCCGTCCGGCAGGGCGAGCGCCAGCAGCTCATCGAGCTCGAACTGAACCCGGGCAAGGCGAACCGCGCCCGCATCAACCGGTCCTCGCAGGTCAGGCCCCGTGACGTCCTGGGCATCGTGCGCACGGTCCTGTTCGCCCCCGAGGACCTGGCCCTGATCAAGGGTGACCCCGGAGAGCGGCGGCGCTTCCTCGACGAGCTGATCACCGCCCGCTCCCCGCGCATGGCGGCGGTCCGCTCCGACTACGACCGCGTCCTGAAGCAGCGCAACACGCTCCTGAAGTCCGCCGCCCTCGCCCGGCGCCACGGCGGCCGCTCCATGGACCTGTCGACCCTCGACGTCTGGGACCAGCACCTCGCCCGGGCGGGCGCCGAACTGCTCGCCCAGCGCCTCGACCTCATCGCCGCGCTCCAGCCGCTCGCCGACAAGGCGTACGAACAGCTGGCCCCCGGCGGCGGCCCGCTCGGCCTCGACTACAAGCCCTCCTCGCCCGGAATCGTCAGCCACGCGCGCGAGGAGCTCTACGAGCAGTTGATCGCCGCTCTGGAAGAGGCCCGCAAGCAGGAGATCGAGCGGGGCGTCACTCTCGTAGGACCCCACAGGGACGACCTACTACTCAAACTTGGCCAGCTGCCCGCGAAGGGCTACGCCTCCCATGGAGAGTCGTGGTCGTACGCGCTCGCGCTGCGCCTCGCCTCGTACGACCTGCTCCGGGCCGAGGGCAATGAGCCGGTGCTCGTCCTCGACGACGTCTTCGCCGAGCTGGACGCGCGCCGCCGGGAGCGGCTCGCGGAACTGGTGGCCCCCGGGGAGCAGGTCCTGGTCACGGCGGCCGTGGACGACGACGTACCGGCTGTGCTGACCGGAGCGCGGTACGCCGTGTCCGGGGGCGAGGTGGAGCGCGTATGA
- a CDS encoding DUF721 domain-containing protein, with protein MTEPGKPSESRKPSDAARPAEPAEAGASRPAPPEPSGVDLARVALRAAKEQARARGDATRQKKQARRGGLRSGARSDGRDPLPLGSAINRLITERGWETPAAVGGVMGRWPEIVGEDLAKHCVPQRYDENERVLTVQCDSTAWATNLRLLAPQLVARLNEDLGQGTVRLIKVLGPGGPARRFGPLRAPGSTGPGDTYG; from the coding sequence ATGACCGAGCCCGGCAAGCCGTCGGAGTCCCGCAAGCCGTCCGACGCGGCCCGCCCCGCGGAGCCCGCCGAGGCCGGGGCGTCCCGGCCCGCGCCGCCGGAGCCCTCCGGTGTCGACCTCGCCCGCGTCGCCCTGCGCGCCGCCAAGGAGCAGGCACGCGCGCGTGGGGACGCGACCCGCCAGAAGAAGCAGGCCCGGCGCGGCGGCCTGCGCTCGGGCGCGCGCTCCGACGGGCGCGATCCGCTGCCGCTCGGCTCCGCGATCAACCGTCTGATCACCGAGCGCGGCTGGGAGACCCCGGCGGCCGTCGGCGGCGTGATGGGCCGCTGGCCCGAGATCGTCGGCGAGGACCTCGCCAAGCACTGCGTACCGCAGCGGTACGACGAGAACGAGCGCGTCCTGACCGTGCAGTGCGACTCCACGGCCTGGGCGACGAACCTGCGGCTGCTCGCTCCGCAGCTGGTCGCGCGCCTGAACGAGGACCTGGGGCAGGGCACCGTACGCCTCATCAAGGTCCTCGGACCCGGTGGCCCCGCACGCCGCTTCGGACCCTTGCGGGCGCCCGGCAGCACGGGTCCCGGCGACACCTACGGATGA
- the gyrB gene encoding DNA topoisomerase (ATP-hydrolyzing) subunit B, producing MLCQKGRFVADSGNPNENIPSTAAGDGAVPPEAIEASGEGTASYDASAITVLEGLDAVRKRPGMYIGSTGERGLHHLVQEVVDNSVDEALAGHADTIDVTILADGGVRVIDNGRGIPVGIHPVEKKPAVEVVLTVLHAGGKFGGGGYAVSGGLHGVGVSVVNALSTKLSVEIKTDGYRWTQDYKGGAPTAPLERHEATEETGTSVTFWADADIFETTVYSFETLARRFQEMAFLNKGLTIKLTDERESAKATAGADSAEASDDTVEEVRTVTYHYEGGIVDFVKYLNSRKGEVVHPTVIDVEAEDKERLLSVEIAMQWNSQYSEGVYSFANTIHTHEGGTHEEGFRAALTGLVNRYARDKKLLREKDDNLTGEDIREGLTAIISVKLGEPQFEGQTKTKLGNTEAKTFVQKVVHEHLTDWFDRNPNEAADIIRKGIQAATARVAARKARDLTRRKGLLETASLPGKLSDCQSNDPTKCEIFIVEGDSAGGSAKSGRDPEYQAILPIRGKILNVEKARVDKILQNQEIQALISAFGTGVHEDFDIEKLRYHKIILMADADVDGQHINTLLLTFLFRFMRPLVEAGHVFLSRPPLYKIKWGKDDFEYAYSDRERDALIELGRQNGKRIRDDSVQRFKGLGEMNAEELRITTMDIEHRVLGQVTLDDAAQADDLFSVLMGEDVEARRSFIQRNAKDVRFLDI from the coding sequence GTGCTGTGCCAGAAAGGGCGCTTCGTGGCCGATTCCGGCAACCCCAACGAGAACATCCCGTCCACTGCCGCCGGCGACGGCGCCGTACCCCCCGAGGCCATCGAGGCCTCCGGCGAGGGCACGGCCTCGTACGACGCCAGCGCCATCACCGTCCTCGAGGGTCTGGACGCGGTCCGCAAGCGGCCCGGCATGTACATCGGCTCGACCGGCGAGCGTGGTCTGCACCACCTCGTGCAGGAAGTCGTCGACAACTCCGTCGACGAGGCCCTCGCCGGGCACGCCGACACCATCGACGTCACGATCCTCGCCGACGGCGGCGTGCGCGTGATCGACAACGGCCGCGGCATCCCGGTGGGCATCCACCCGGTCGAGAAGAAGCCGGCCGTCGAGGTCGTGCTCACGGTGCTGCACGCGGGCGGCAAGTTCGGCGGCGGCGGGTACGCCGTCTCCGGCGGTCTGCACGGTGTGGGTGTGTCCGTGGTGAACGCGCTCTCCACGAAGCTCTCCGTCGAGATCAAGACCGACGGCTACCGCTGGACGCAGGACTACAAGGGCGGTGCCCCGACGGCGCCGCTGGAGCGGCACGAGGCCACTGAGGAGACCGGCACGTCCGTCACCTTCTGGGCCGACGCCGACATCTTCGAGACGACCGTCTACTCCTTCGAGACGCTCGCGCGGCGCTTCCAGGAGATGGCCTTCCTCAACAAGGGCCTGACGATCAAGCTCACCGACGAGCGCGAGTCGGCCAAGGCCACGGCGGGCGCCGACTCCGCCGAGGCCAGCGACGACACCGTCGAAGAGGTCCGCACGGTCACGTACCACTACGAAGGCGGCATCGTCGACTTCGTGAAGTACCTCAACTCCCGCAAGGGCGAGGTCGTCCACCCCACCGTCATCGACGTCGAGGCCGAGGACAAGGAGCGCCTGCTCTCGGTCGAGATCGCCATGCAGTGGAACTCGCAGTACAGCGAGGGCGTGTACTCCTTCGCGAACACCATCCACACGCACGAGGGCGGCACCCACGAAGAGGGCTTCCGCGCCGCGCTGACCGGTCTGGTGAACCGTTACGCGCGCGACAAGAAGCTGCTCCGCGAGAAGGACGACAACCTCACGGGTGAGGACATCCGCGAGGGTCTGACCGCGATCATCTCGGTGAAGCTGGGCGAGCCCCAGTTCGAGGGCCAGACCAAGACGAAGCTCGGCAACACCGAGGCGAAGACGTTCGTCCAGAAGGTCGTGCACGAGCACCTCACGGACTGGTTCGACCGCAACCCGAACGAGGCCGCGGACATCATCCGCAAGGGCATCCAGGCCGCCACCGCGCGCGTGGCCGCCCGCAAGGCGCGTGACCTCACCCGCCGCAAGGGCCTCCTGGAGACCGCGTCCCTGCCGGGCAAGCTCTCCGACTGCCAGTCGAACGACCCGACGAAGTGCGAGATCTTCATCGTCGAGGGTGACTCCGCCGGCGGCTCGGCCAAGTCCGGCCGCGACCCGGAGTACCAGGCGATCCTGCCCATCCGAGGCAAGATCCTCAACGTCGAGAAGGCCCGCGTCGACAAGATCCTCCAGAACCAGGAGATCCAGGCGCTGATCTCGGCCTTCGGCACCGGAGTCCACGAGGACTTCGACATTGAGAAGCTCCGCTATCACAAGATCATCCTGATGGCGGACGCCGACGTCGACGGCCAGCACATCAACACCCTGCTGCTGACGTTCCTGTTCCGCTTCATGCGTCCGCTGGTCGAGGCGGGCCACGTCTTCCTGTCCCGCCCGCCGCTTTACAAGATCAAGTGGGGCAAGGACGACTTCGAGTACGCGTACTCGGACCGCGAGCGCGACGCGCTGATCGAGCTCGGCCGGCAGAACGGCAAGCGGATCCGCGACGACTCGGTCCAGCGCTTCAAGGGTCTCGGCGAGATGAACGCCGAGGAGCTGCGCATCACCACGATGGACATCGAGCACCGCGTGCTCGGCCAGGTCACGCTCGACGACGCCGCCCAGGCCGACGACCTCTTCTCGGTCCTCATGGGCGAGGACGTCGAGGCGCGCCGCTCGTTCATCCAGCGCAACGCCAAGGACGTCCGCTTCCTCGACATCTGA
- the gyrA gene encoding DNA gyrase subunit A, which translates to MADENNPTPAEDGEGQTVRIEPVGLETEMQRSYLDYAMSVIVSRALPDVRDGLKPVHRRVLYAMYDGGYRPEKGFYKCARVVGDVMGNYHPHGDSSIYDALVRLAQPWSMRMPLVDSNGNFGSPGNDPAAAMRYTECKMAPLSMEMVRDIDEDTVDFTDNYDGRSQEPTVLPSRFPNLLINGSAGIAVGMATNIPPHNLREVAAGAQWALEHPEASHEELLDALIERIKGPDFPTGALVVGRKGIEEAYRTGRGSITMRAVVEVEEIHNRQCLVVTELPYQVNPDNLAQKIADLVKDGKVGGIADVRDETSSRTGQRLVIVLKRDAVAKVVLNNLYKHTDLQTNFGANMLALVDGVPRTLSLDAFIRHWVTHQIEVIVRRTKFRLRKAEERAHILRGLLKALDAIDEVIALIRRSDTVEVAREGLMGLLEIDEIQANAILEMQLRRLAALERQKIVAEHDELQQKINEYNAILASPAKQRAIVSEELAAIVDKFGEDRRSALVPFDGDMSIEDLIAEEDIVVTITRGGYIKRTKTEDYRSQKRGGKGVRGTKLKQDDIVDHFFVSTTHHWLLFFTNKGRVYRAKAYELPDAGRDARGQHVANLLAFQPDEAIAEILAIRDYDAAPYLVLATKGGLVKKTPLKDYDSPRSGGVIAINLRETDDGSDDELIGAELVSAEDDLLLISKKAQSIRFTATDDALRPMGRATSGVKGMSFRDSDQLLSMNVVRPGTFVFTATDGGYAKRTAVDEYRVQGRGGLGIKAAKIVEDRGELVGALVVEETDEILAITLSGGVIRTRVNEVRETGRDTMGVQLINLGKRDAVVGIARNAEAGREAEEVDGVDESTDGTPAVSTDEGTPSPAE; encoded by the coding sequence ATGGCCGACGAGAACAACCCCACCCCTGCCGAGGACGGCGAAGGCCAGACGGTGCGCATCGAGCCCGTCGGGCTCGAGACCGAGATGCAGCGCTCGTATCTCGACTACGCGATGTCCGTCATCGTGTCCCGCGCGCTGCCGGACGTCCGCGACGGTCTCAAGCCCGTGCACCGCCGCGTCCTGTACGCGATGTACGACGGCGGGTACCGCCCCGAGAAGGGCTTCTACAAGTGCGCCCGCGTCGTCGGCGACGTCATGGGCAACTACCACCCGCACGGCGACTCCTCGATCTACGACGCGCTCGTCCGCCTCGCGCAGCCGTGGTCGATGCGCATGCCCCTGGTGGACTCGAACGGAAACTTCGGCTCTCCGGGCAACGACCCCGCGGCCGCCATGCGCTACACCGAGTGCAAGATGGCGCCGCTGTCCATGGAGATGGTCCGGGACATCGACGAGGACACCGTCGACTTCACGGACAACTACGACGGCCGCTCCCAGGAGCCCACCGTCCTGCCGTCCCGCTTCCCGAACCTGCTGATCAACGGCTCGGCGGGCATCGCGGTCGGCATGGCCACCAACATCCCGCCGCACAACCTCCGCGAGGTCGCGGCGGGCGCGCAGTGGGCCCTGGAGCACCCGGAGGCCTCGCACGAGGAACTGCTCGACGCCCTGATCGAGCGCATCAAGGGCCCCGATTTCCCGACCGGCGCCCTCGTGGTGGGCCGCAAGGGCATCGAGGAGGCGTACCGCACGGGCCGCGGCTCCATCACGATGCGCGCGGTGGTCGAGGTCGAGGAGATCCACAACCGCCAGTGCCTGGTGGTCACGGAGCTCCCCTACCAGGTGAACCCGGACAACCTCGCGCAGAAGATCGCCGACCTGGTGAAGGACGGCAAGGTCGGCGGCATCGCCGACGTCCGCGACGAGACGTCGTCCCGCACGGGCCAGCGCCTGGTCATCGTCCTCAAGCGGGACGCGGTCGCCAAGGTCGTCCTGAACAACCTCTACAAGCACACGGACCTGCAGACGAACTTCGGCGCCAACATGCTGGCGCTCGTCGACGGCGTGCCGCGGACCCTGTCCCTGGATGCGTTCATCCGCCACTGGGTGACGCACCAGATCGAGGTCATCGTCCGGCGCACGAAGTTCCGGCTGCGCAAGGCCGAGGAGCGCGCCCACATCCTGCGCGGCCTCCTCAAGGCCCTGGACGCCATCGACGAGGTCATCGCGCTCATCCGGCGCAGCGACACCGTCGAGGTCGCGCGCGAGGGCCTGATGGGCCTCCTGGAGATCGACGAGATCCAGGCCAACGCCATCCTGGAGATGCAGCTCCGCCGCCTCGCCGCCCTGGAGCGCCAGAAGATCGTCGCGGAGCACGACGAGCTCCAGCAGAAGATCAACGAGTACAACGCGATCCTCGCCTCGCCCGCCAAGCAGCGCGCCATCGTCAGCGAGGAACTCGCGGCGATCGTCGACAAGTTCGGTGAGGACCGCCGCTCCGCCCTGGTGCCGTTCGACGGTGACATGTCCATCGAGGACCTGATCGCCGAGGAGGACATCGTCGTCACGATCACCCGTGGCGGCTACATCAAGCGGACCAAGACGGAGGACTACCGCTCGCAGAAGCGCGGCGGCAAGGGCGTCCGCGGCACGAAGCTGAAGCAGGACGACATCGTCGACCACTTCTTCGTGTCGACGACGCACCACTGGCTGCTGTTCTTCACCAACAAGGGCCGTGTCTACCGCGCGAAGGCGTACGAGCTCCCGGACGCCGGGCGGGACGCGCGCGGTCAGCACGTGGCGAACCTGCTCGCCTTCCAGCCGGACGAGGCGATCGCCGAGATCCTCGCGATCCGTGACTACGACGCGGCGCCCTACCTGGTCCTCGCCACCAAGGGCGGTCTGGTCAAGAAGACGCCTCTGAAGGATTACGATTCGCCCCGCTCCGGCGGTGTCATCGCCATCAACCTGCGCGAGACGGACGACGGTTCGGACGACGAGCTGATCGGCGCGGAGCTGGTGTCCGCCGAGGACGATCTGCTTCTGATCAGCAAGAAGGCGCAGTCGATCCGGTTCACCGCTACGGATGACGCGCTGCGCCCGATGGGCCGCGCGACCTCCGGCGTCAAGGGCATGAGCTTCCGCGACAGCGATCAGCTGCTCTCGATGAATGTGGTCCGGCCCGGTACGTTCGTCTTCACCGCCACCGATGGTGGGTACGCGAAGCGGACCGCCGTCGACGAGTACCGCGTCCAGGGCCGCGGTGGTCTCGGCATCAAGGCCGCCAAGATCGTCGAGGACCGCGGTGAGCTGGTCGGCGCACTGGTGGTCGAGGAGACCGACGAGATCCTCGCCATCACCCTCTCCGGCGGTGTGATTCGCACGCGAGTCAACGAGGTCAGGGAGACGGGCCGTGACACCATGGGCGTCCAACTGATCAACCTGGGCAAGCGCGATGCCGTCGTCGGCATCGCTCGCAACGCCGAGGCCGGGCGCGAGGCCGAGGAAGTCGACGGTGTCGACGAATCGACTGACGGCACTCCGGCCGTCAGTACGGACGAGGGCACACCGTCCCCGGCCGAGTAG
- a CDS encoding DUF3566 domain-containing protein: MSGATGAGAAGSRGTGTDGARGSATDDDSHESHGSQGGTVTDTRGRGAQTSETEAPAKSGAAKAAKAAKGGTGKKGASAGGGASALPGERPPQQQGSQPYHPPQAYQAAPAGAVRRPRTGARTTPRTRKARLRVSKTDPWSVMKVSFLLSIALGICTIVAAAVLWMVMDAMGVFSTVGGTISEATGSNESNGFDLQAFLSLPRVLIFTSIIAVIDVVLATALATLGAFIYNLSAGFVGGVELTLAEDE, encoded by the coding sequence GTGAGTGGAGCCACGGGCGCCGGAGCGGCTGGATCGCGTGGAACCGGCACGGACGGTGCCCGTGGCTCCGCCACTGATGACGACTCCCACGAGTCTCATGGATCCCAGGGGGGGACTGTGACAGACACCCGAGGTCGAGGCGCGCAGACGTCCGAGACCGAGGCCCCCGCCAAGAGCGGGGCCGCCAAGGCGGCCAAGGCCGCCAAGGGCGGAACCGGCAAGAAGGGCGCCTCCGCGGGGGGCGGAGCCAGCGCCCTGCCCGGTGAGCGCCCGCCCCAGCAGCAGGGCTCCCAGCCGTACCACCCGCCGCAGGCCTATCAGGCGGCTCCGGCCGGTGCGGTCCGCCGTCCCCGCACGGGGGCGCGCACCACCCCGCGCACGCGCAAGGCGAGGCTGCGGGTGTCCAAGACCGACCCCTGGTCGGTGATGAAGGTCAGCTTCCTGCTGTCCATCGCTCTCGGCATCTGCACGATCGTCGCGGCCGCGGTGCTGTGGATGGTCATGGACGCCATGGGCGTCTTCTCGACGGTCGGCGGCACGATCTCCGAGGCCACGGGGTCGAACGAGTCCAACGGCTTCGACCTCCAGGCCTTCCTTTCGCTGCCGCGCGTGCTGATCTTCACCTCGATCATCGCGGTCATCGACGTGGTCCTCGCCACGGCCCTCGCGACGCTCGGCGCGTTCATCTACAACCTCTCGGCGGGCTTCGTCGGCGGTGTGGAACTGACGCTGGCCGAGGACGAGTAA
- a CDS encoding DUF6344 domain-containing protein, producing the protein MPATKAMKLWTALVSAVLALFAALGFASAATAATPVQDATTTCKSTTSAQAHVLAAWAMAYERSLPPTMKQRIRAEAHGSTPSCRHLPTTDTEAADDDSATLTSASLAAEP; encoded by the coding sequence ATGCCCGCCACCAAGGCCATGAAGCTGTGGACCGCGCTCGTCTCCGCCGTCCTCGCCCTGTTCGCCGCACTCGGCTTCGCCTCCGCGGCGACCGCGGCCACGCCGGTACAGGACGCCACGACGACGTGCAAGAGCACGACGAGCGCCCAGGCGCACGTGCTCGCCGCCTGGGCGATGGCGTACGAACGGTCCTTGCCGCCCACGATGAAGCAACGCATCCGCGCCGAGGCCCACGGTTCGACGCCGAGCTGCCGCCATCTCCCCACGACGGACACGGAAGCCGCGGACGACGACTCGGCGACCCTCACGAGCGCGAGCCTCGCCGCGGAGCCGTAA
- a CDS encoding DLW-39 family protein, translating into MKKLLLVALAAIGGLLVYRQIQADRAEQDLWTEATDSVPTGS; encoded by the coding sequence GTGAAGAAGCTTCTCCTGGTCGCACTGGCCGCCATCGGCGGGCTCCTCGTGTACCGCCAGATCCAGGCGGATCGCGCCGAGCAGGATCTGTGGACGGAGGCGACTGACTCCGTGCCCACGGGTTCGTGA
- a CDS encoding serine/threonine-protein kinase has product MGEVFAGRYELVDPIGRGGVGAVWRAWDQRRRRYVAAKVLQQRNAHTLLRFVREQALRIDHPHVLAPASWAADDDQVLFTMDLVTGGSLAHVIGDYGALAPRFCCTLLDQLLAGLAAVHAEGVVHRDIKPANILLDATGTGRPHLRLSDFGISMRKGEPRLTETDYVVGTPGYFAPEQMLGAEPDFTADLFAVGLVALYLLQGAKPDSKALIEHFAAHGTPGAPRGVPEPLWQVIATLLQPDPQARFRTATGARKALASATEMLPELGPDDELVEIFDQLGPLPEGFGPDGPLARPPKPPPRQPPPPQLPASQQSSARLPAAQPPVSQSHTPPPPAGQPVVGQPSVGQPTVGQPTGGQPSAGRPSLPQRPVTEPSTPSVPQRPVMPPSLPPHPPMSETGSFHLPPPAQAPPQPAQPPTPPAPTPLPPPAQEPSGPAAHAHVPPAHTPLPPLHPIHPPHPPHPLHPLHSEPAHAASPSPRQTAPAEGDLSPVAGSSVQRAYAYAPTSPYTAHPAQVPTPSSPIPGSLAQVEALPRPQEAEAEAEASRTGKPSRPRAPRSHAARPPRTGPPAKVALPMLLAALACFAVGFWALSRI; this is encoded by the coding sequence ATGGGTGAGGTCTTCGCCGGCCGGTACGAACTCGTCGACCCGATCGGCCGCGGGGGAGTAGGCGCCGTATGGCGTGCCTGGGACCAGCGGCGGCGCCGGTATGTGGCCGCCAAGGTCCTGCAGCAGAGGAACGCCCATACGCTGCTCCGCTTCGTACGGGAGCAGGCGCTGAGGATCGACCATCCTCATGTGCTCGCCCCGGCCAGCTGGGCCGCCGACGACGACCAGGTCCTGTTCACCATGGACCTGGTCACCGGCGGCTCGCTCGCCCATGTCATCGGCGACTATGGAGCGCTGGCGCCCCGCTTCTGCTGCACCCTCCTCGACCAGCTCCTCGCCGGTCTCGCGGCCGTGCACGCGGAAGGCGTCGTCCACCGCGACATCAAGCCCGCCAACATACTCCTCGACGCCACCGGCACGGGGCGCCCCCACCTGCGCCTGTCCGACTTCGGCATCTCGATGCGCAAGGGCGAGCCACGGCTGACCGAGACGGACTATGTGGTGGGCACGCCCGGATACTTCGCTCCCGAGCAAATGCTGGGCGCCGAACCGGACTTCACCGCCGACCTCTTCGCCGTCGGACTCGTCGCCCTCTATCTGCTGCAAGGTGCCAAGCCGGACTCCAAGGCCCTCATCGAGCACTTCGCGGCCCACGGCACCCCGGGCGCTCCCCGGGGCGTGCCCGAGCCGCTGTGGCAGGTCATCGCGACACTCCTGCAACCCGATCCGCAGGCGCGCTTCCGCACCGCCACGGGGGCGCGCAAGGCGCTGGCCTCCGCCACCGAGATGCTGCCGGAGCTCGGACCCGACGACGAGCTCGTCGAGATCTTCGACCAACTCGGGCCGCTGCCCGAGGGGTTCGGGCCCGACGGGCCTCTCGCCCGCCCGCCGAAGCCACCACCGCGCCAGCCACCGCCACCCCAACTGCCCGCGTCCCAGCAGTCCTCTGCCCGTCTGCCCGCTGCTCAGCCGCCCGTGTCCCAGTCGCACACTCCGCCGCCCCCGGCGGGCCAACCGGTCGTCGGCCAACCGTCCGTGGGCCAGCCAACCGTCGGCCAGCCAACCGGAGGCCAACCGTCCGCGGGGCGCCCCTCTCTGCCGCAGCGCCCCGTGACGGAGCCGTCCACTCCCTCCGTACCGCAGCGTCCCGTCATGCCGCCGTCGCTGCCGCCACACCCCCCGATGTCGGAAACCGGCAGCTTCCATCTGCCCCCGCCGGCACAGGCGCCCCCACAGCCCGCGCAGCCGCCCACTCCCCCTGCACCGACGCCTCTCCCGCCACCGGCTCAGGAGCCGTCGGGCCCGGCCGCACACGCCCACGTCCCGCCTGCGCACACCCCGCTTCCCCCACTCCATCCGATCCACCCGCCGCATCCGCCACACCCACTCCACCCGCTCCACTCCGAACCCGCCCACGCCGCATCCCCATCCCCCCGTCAGACCGCACCGGCGGAGGGCGACCTCTCACCGGTCGCGGGCTCCTCGGTGCAGCGCGCCTACGCATACGCTCCTACTTCTCCATACACCGCTCACCCGGCGCAGGTTCCCACCCCGAGTTCCCCAATTCCGGGATCGCTCGCGCAGGTTGAGGCCCTGCCGCGGCCGCAGGAGGCAGAGGCCGAGGCGGAGGCATCGCGGACTGGGAAGCCCTCGCGTCCCCGCGCCCCCCGCTCCCACGCGGCCCGCCCTCCACGCACCGGACCGCCCGCGAAGGTGGCGCTGCCGATGCTGCTCGCCGCGCTGGCCTGCTTCGCGGTGGGATTCTGGGCCCTCAGCCGCATCTGA
- a CDS encoding helix-turn-helix domain-containing protein produces the protein MDAAQQESTARARELQRNWYGEPLGALFRRLIDDLGLNQARLAGVLGLSAPMLSQLMSGQRAKIGNPAVVQRVQLLQELSGQVADGSVSAAEATDRMDEIKKSQGGSVLTNTTQTTSSSGAPTVKRVVREIQSLLRSVAAAGDIIDAADSLAPTHPELAEFLRVYGAGRTADAVAHYEAHQS, from the coding sequence ATGGACGCTGCACAGCAAGAATCGACCGCAAGAGCACGGGAACTCCAGCGGAATTGGTACGGGGAGCCGCTGGGGGCACTCTTCCGTCGCCTCATCGACGACCTGGGCCTGAACCAGGCACGGCTGGCCGGGGTGCTCGGCCTGTCCGCGCCCATGCTGTCCCAGCTCATGAGCGGCCAGCGCGCCAAGATCGGCAATCCGGCCGTGGTCCAGCGCGTCCAGCTGCTGCAGGAGCTGTCGGGGCAGGTCGCGGACGGCAGCGTGAGCGCCGCCGAGGCAACCGACCGCATGGACGAGATCAAGAAGTCCCAGGGGGGTTCCGTACTGACCAACACCACCCAGACCACGTCGAGTTCGGGCGCACCCACCGTGAAGCGCGTGGTGCGCGAGATCCAGTCGCTGCTGCGCTCCGTCGCGGCGGCGGGCGACATCATCGATGCCGCCGACTCCCTCGCCCCGACCCACCCGGAACTGGCAGAGTTCCTCCGGGTGTACGGGGCGGGCCGCACCGCGGACGCCGTCGCCCACTACGAGGCGCACCAGAGCTGA